CGCGGCTTCCTTCCCCTGTTCGGTGTTCAGGTCCTTGCCGACGCGCCCGGTAATCAGCGTCTTGTCGGCCTTGAGCGGGCCGTGCCCGGACACGAACAGCAAGTTACCGAACTTGACCGCGGTCTTGTACACCGCGACCGGCTTCGGGGCCGGCGGAAGGGTGAGGTGCAGTTCCTGAACGCGCTTCTCTGGGGTGCTCGACACGGGTGGACTCCTGGTAAGATTGGCGCCTCTGGTACGTGCATAGTGATAATCCGCCCGTGCGCACGAGGCAAGGAATCGCGCGAGAAAGGGAGCATCCACAATGTCCGAAGCCGACGAGCGCAGCGCCTTTTATCAGGCGATCATGGACAACTGGAACGACGACACCCCACGCTTGGTCTTTGCCGACTGGCTCGACGAGCGCGGTGACGAGCTGAGCCGCCTCCGCGCAGAACTAATTCGCCTGCAATGCGAACTCGCACGGTACCAACGCGAGAAGGAAACTCCACCGGACGGAATGAACGAGCGCGATCGGAAACTCCAGCAGGTGATACGCGATTACTTCGCCCAGCGTGGCTTCACACTCGAAGACAACCACGGCGAGGCTGATTTTGAGCGCGGCTTTGTCGAGAGTTGGGGGTACGTGTTCGATGCGAAATTGCTCAACGCAGGAGACGAAGAAGGCTGGGCCTTACTCGGCCCGGTAGTTATCGACGGCGTATCACTTGGTCGTGATCAGAACGAGCGAACTCCTTCTTCAGAGTGCGTTCAACTTGTTTCCTCCCCCGGCGTCAATTACTGGGTGTCTTACCGCAATGGCGATGAAAAAACGATTGGCGAAGCGAACTGTATCGCGCTTTTCAAAAAAGGTCGGTTCGTCAACCTCCGGCGGATCACCATCACCGAGCAAGCGCGAGGGCAAGGTTGGGACGGGGAGGAACTCGTTACTATTGGTAACGGAGGTCTGAAAGCAATTGCGGAGAATCCGGCCCTTGCGAAGTTAACCCACCTCAAACTCTGGTGGGCCGGGTTCAGCGACGACGGGCTCAAGGCTCTCGCAGAAGCAAATCATCTGCGCAGTATTCGCAAGTTGAGTCTCGCCGACGAATTTACGGACACGGGAGTCGTCGCTCTCGCCGCGTCTCCCGTTCTCGAAACCGTTGAGCGCCTGCACCTCAACGGCCACCTCACGGGGCGGAGCTTGCAACACCTGATGGCGTCCCCGCGCCTGAAGTCGCTTCACACACTCGACCTGTCAGTGTGGACGTCGGGCACTCACGAACACGACCACCTCGACCGATTAGACTGGAGCCTCGTGTTCGACGACCTTGGTGTCGAGGCGTTCGTTAACTCGCCGCTATTGCCACAACTCAAGGTTCTCAAACTCAGCGACTGCGGCATTTCACCGGAAGGTGCCCAGAAACTGGCCCAAGCCGCTCCGCGGATGACGTCTCTGAAACGGCTTTCCAGTATTGGCTTGTATTGCGAGTTACTCGAACAGGCGTGCCGCAAGTGCCGCGGGCACAACGTGAGAATCGAGCGGGAGTACTTCGATCAGAAAGACTGATAGGCCCGTTCTCACGCCTCTGAAATCAGTACCAGCGTGCTGAACGCGGCCACCGTGTACACGCTCCCTTCCGGCACCGCGGGGCCGTTCTCGGTCGGGACGATGTCGTCCGGGCTCGGCAGCGCGGTGTCGATCAGTCGGCGCCAGCGCCGCCGAGTCGGGGCCGGCGGGATGCGGAATTTCAGCGGCTCGCTCCAGGCGTTCAGCGCGACGAAGAAATCGTTGTCGATGTGGTAATCGGGGTCGTGCTCGCGCCCGGTGAACCGGCCGTCCAGCGCGAACGCGAGCGCGCGCGACGTGAACCCCCAGTCCGGCTGGTACGGCTCCGTCCCGTGCCAGTGGATGTCGGCCAGCGTCGGCAGAACGCCCGGCACGGGTTCGCGCCCGGCCCGGGCGAACTCGCCGAACGTGTGCGCGTCCGCGCCCGGCGGCAGGCCCGCGTCGCCCGGGCGCACCGGCCCGGCGGACGGGAACACGTCGCCCCCGTGCCCCACTTTCGCGGAATCGCTCGCCGCGGCCGGTGGAGGCGTGATCGCGGGGAACGCGAGCTGTTCGCGGGCCGGGTCGCGCATGAACTCGCCGACGAAGAACCGCCGGCGCCGCAGCGCCGGGTGCCGCTTCCGCAAGTGGATCAGCTCGCGCACGAAGCGCAGGAACCCCTTGTTCGTTTCCGCGAGCTTCCAGTCCACCCAGGAAATCTCGTTGTCCTGGCACCAGGCGTTGTTGTTCCCCTGCTGCGTGCGCAGGAACTCGTCGCCGGCCAGTAACATGGGTACGCCCTGACTAATCATCAGGGTCGCCATCATGTTCTTCGCCTGCCGCTCGCGGAGCGCGCGGACGGCCGGGTCGGGCGTTTCGCCCTCGGCGCCGCAGTTCCACGAGTAGTTGTTGTTCTCCCCGTCGCGGCCCTGTTCGCCGTTCGCGTCGTTGTGCTTCTCGTTGTAGCTCACGAGGTCGTTGAGCGTGAACCCGTCGTGCGCGGTGACGAAGTTCACCGAGTGGCGCGGGAGCCGGCCGCTCCACTGGTACAGGTCGGCGCTCCCGCAGATGCGGTCCGCGAGCGCGGGCGTCATGCCGTGGTCGCCCTTCCAGAACCGGCGCACGTCGTCGCGGTACTTCCCGTTCCACTCGCTCCACCGGCGCCCGAACGGGAACCGGCCCACCTGGTACAGCCCGCCCGCGTCCCACGGCTCGGCGATGAGCTTGGTGTCCGCCAGTACCCCGTCCTCGGTGATGCTCTCGATCACCGGGGGCTCGACCATCACGTTCCCCTTCCGGTCGCGCCCGAGAATGGACGCGAGGTCGAACCGGAACCCGTCCACGTGCATGTCGCCGACCCAGTACCGCAGGCACGTCATGATGAGGTCGCGGACGATCGGGTGGTTGCAGTTCACCGTGTTCCCGCAGCCCGAATAGTTCAGGTAGTTCCCCTGCTCGTCCATCAAGTAATAGAGTTCGTTGTCGAGCCCGCGGAAGTTGAAGGTGCGCCCGGCGTCGTTGCCCTCGCCGGTGTGGTTGAACACCACGTCCAGAATCACCTCGATGCCCGCCGCGTGCATGGCTTTCACCATGTCGCGGAACTCGTGCGTCTGGCCGTACTGTTTGGCGCTGGCCGCGAACGCGGCCTTCGGCGCCGCGAACGCAACCGGGTTGTACCCCCAGAAGTTGGTCATCTTCTCGCCCGTTTCCGGGTTGAAGAACGGGCAGTCGCACTCGTCCCACTCGAACACCGGCATCAGCTCGACCGCCGTGACGCCGAGCCACTTCAGGTACGGGATCTTCTCGACCAGCCCGCGGAACGTGCCCCGGTCCGCGACCCCGCTCGACGGGTCGCACGTGAACCCGCGCACGTGGACCTCGTAAATGAGCGAGTCCTCGTACTCGGTGAGCGGCGGGGTGTCGTCCTCCCAGTTGTAGCGCGTGCCGCGGCGGTACAGGCTCCGGCGGCTCGTGCGCTGCGGGTCGGTTTCGCACGTGCCGGCCCAGTCCGCGCCGTCCGAGAGCATCACCGCGGACGGGTCGAGCAGGAGGCGCGACGGGTCGAACCGCGTGCGCGGGCCGTGCGGGCCGTCCACGCGCCAGCCGTAGCAGAACGCTTCCGGCAAGTCGTGAACGCGGATGTGCCAGTGGTCCCCGGTGCGGTTCTTGCGGGCGTCCAGCGGGAACTCCGCGAGCGGGGTGCTCCCCCCTCCGGCCGGGAGAATGACGAGCGTGACGCGCTGCCCGTGCCGGCAGAGGAGCGCGAAGTTCGCCCCGTCGGGCGTGAGCGACGGACCGAGCGGCAGCGGGCGACCCCGACTGGTACGGAAGGGCGTCATTTTGCGGACCCAGCAAACGGGAGGTGCAACGCGATTACCGTTACGAGTCCCGGGGTTCCCGGCAACCTCGTTTCGGCACGGGAGCGCGGCCCGGCCCGAATTCCCAAAATTCGGCGCGACGCGGAAGAGCGCGGCCGGCGGCTTCGCGCCGAACCTCGCAAAAGTTACGACAAACGCGCCAAAACGAGCCCCGATCACGCGCGCTGTGCCCCGGGAAAAAGCAGACGCTCGGCCGATTGCCACGGAGTTACCCGGCCTAACTTGACCCGCCCCCGTTCGTGACCCAGATTTCAGTGCTATCCTTCGACCCGTAGCCCCCTGCACGGGCGAAATCCACAAGGATGGTCAGGTGTCGACAACAATCTATCCCCCGCCCATAACTCAGCTCCCCCCGCGTCACCGTGCCGCGCGGGAAGAGGTGCTCGCGGCCGTTCTCGACCCGACGCGGCTGCCCGCCGCCCCCGCGGTCGCGCTCCAGGTCGTGACCGCGGCGTCGCGCCCCGACTGCGAACCGTCCGAAATCGTTACCCTGCTCGCGCTCGATTCGGCCCTGTGCGGAAAACTCCTCCGGGCCGTGAACTCGTGCATTTACGGACTGAAGCAGCCGATCGCGTCGGTCGCGCGGGCGGTCCACGTGATCGGGCTGAACACCGTCCGCTCGCTGGCCCTCGGGCTCTCGATCCCCGCCGTGAAGTTCGGGCGCGGGGCGGAATCGGCGATGCGCGACTACTGGATGACCTCCGTGGGCGGGGCCATCATCGCGCGCGAACTGGCCGTGCTCGTCCGCCGCGCCAACCCCGACGACGACCTCGTGGCCGGGCTGCTCCGCGACCTGGGCGAGTTGCTCCTGCGCCAGATGTACCCCGACACCTGGGCCAAGCACGTCGAGTATTACGGGGACCGGCTCGTCGAGGACCCGTGCGGCCTGGAGATCGAGTCGTTCGGGATCGACCACGCCGACATCACGGCCGAGATCCTTCAACAGTGGAAGCTGCCGCCCGACATCGTGGAGCCGATCCGGTACCACCACCAGCCCGCGCTGGCCGCGACTGGCGGTAAGGTCCACCAGAACCGCGCCGAGCTGCTCCAGTTCGCGAACTACCTCGTTCAGTTGGACACCGTCGCCCAGAACCCGGAGCTCCTCGACCGCGTGCTGAACACGGCGAAGGACCGGTTCCACTTGCCGCGCCCGGCCCTGATCGCGTTCCTCCAGAACGTCGCGCCGAAGATCGAGGCGTTCGCGACCGTGCTCAACCAGGACATCGGGCAGTGCCCGAACTACGCCGCGGCGCTCGCCGCGGGCGCCGCCGAGCTCGTGAACCTGACGGTCGAGAACAGCCGCAACCGGCTGGGCGGGTCGGCCGCATCAGCCACGACCATGCGCCCGAACGAGTCGACGCGGCTCAAACCGAAGCCCGTCCCGCCCCCGCGCACCCCGGTGCCGGCTTCGGGCGGCACCACCGGCCCCGTCGAGTTCCGCCCCGAGTTCGTCAAGAACTTGCCCGAGGGCGGGTGCAAGCTCGGGGACTACGAGTTGCAGAGCATCCTCGGGCGCGGCGCGATGGGGATCGTGTTCAAGGCGTTCGAGCCGAGCCTGCACCGGTTCGTCGCGATCAAGATGCTCGCGCCCGAAGTGTCCTCCGCCCCGGTCGCGCGCCAGCGCTTCGCGCGCGAGGCCCGGGTCGCGGCCTCGATCCAGCACGAGAACGTGGTGGGGATTCACGCCGTGCGCGAGGCGGCCGGGGTGCCGTACCTCGCGATGGAGTACGTCGGCGGGAGCTGCCTCGAGACGCGGGTCGAGCAGCACGGGTCGATGCCGGTCCTGCTCGCACTGAGCGCCGCGCGCCAGATCGCCGCCGGGCTCGCCGCCGCGCACGCCAAGCAGATCATCCACCGGGACATCAAGCCCGCGAACATTCTGATCGAGCACGAGAGCGGGCGCGCCAAGATCACCGACTTCGGTCTGGCCCGCGTGATCGACGACGCGAAGGTGACCGCCGACGGCACCCTGATCGGCACGCCGTTCTTCATGGCCCCCGAGACCATCCAGGGGCGCGGCGCGGACGCGCGGTCCGACCTGTTCGGGCTCGGCGGCGTGATGTACCACATGGTCACCGGGCGCGTCCCGTTTCCGGGCCAGACCGTGGCGGCCGTGTTCAACGCGGTCTGCACCAAGGACCCGGACCCGCCGTGCCGGTTGCGCCCCACGGTCCCGGACTGGCTCGAGGACATGATCCTGCGCCTGCTCCAGAAGGACCCCGCCGCGCGCTACCCGGACGCGGCCTCCGTCGCAGCGATCCTAGGTGAGTGCTGCTGACGCCTGAACGAATCTCATGAATTCTCGAACGGGTCCGTTGCCGCGACGGACCCGTTCTTCATACGAATACAACGCACGCTTCGTCTTTTCGCCTTTTGATCCGCGACGCCGACCCAACAGCACGACGTAGTTCGGGTGAGCGATGCCGTCTGATCAGACCCCACCGCCCAGAAAAAGCCGCGCGCCACACGTTCCGCAACCGGGTGCGTCCCGGCGCGCGCTCCTCGTCGCCGACGACGACGACGCGGTGCGCGAGTTCGTCCGCATCGTGCTGGAGCAGGCCGGGTTCGCCGTCACCACCGCGACCAACGGGCGCGACGCGGGCGACCTGTTCGTCGCCACCCCGGACGCCTTCGCCCTCGTGCTCACCGACGTCGTGATGCCGTTCGCGACCGGCGTGGAACTGGCCGCGCGGGTGCGTGCCCTGCGCCCGAGGCTGCCGGTCCTCTTCATGTCCGCGTTCCCCGGCGGCCCCGAACTCGCGCCCGAACCGCTCCCGCCCGACGAACCCCTTCTCGAAAAGCCGTTCCCAATGGCCCGCTTGCTCGAAACGGTCCGCGCCGCGATCCGCGCCCACGATCCCAACTGATACCCAACTCGACTCGAATCTCCGGGCACTGGCACGGCGAACCGAACCGCAGTTCCGCCATCGGGAGCGGGGCGCCCGCGTAAGATGTACCGTCACCCGAAGCGGTTCGAGCCCGACCGCGTTCACGAGAGCCCCTCAATGGCATCTTTCGAAGACGACGGCCCGGACCCGTTGGGGCCGGCGCGCCCGCTCCTGACGGCGGCGAGCGAACTCGCGACCCGCGCCGCGGGCGCCGGCGACCACGCCGGGAGTTACGCCCTGCTCGCCTGCGCCGTGCGCCTCGCACGCCGGGTGCGCGGGTTGAGCGAAATCGCGGACTTCCGCCTCGAACGCGCGCTCGATGAGGCCGAGAACGAGAGCGCGCCGAACGCACAAAACGAAGCGCTCCGGGACGCGATCGAGTCCCTGTTCGGCGACGCCGAAGCGCCCGACGGGGCGCTCCCGGCCGAACCGCTCGCTGCGGCCCAGGCGCTCATCGGCCGGGCCATTTCCATCGGCGCCCCCGCGTACAACACCGAGGACCACCAGGGGTGCTTCGACGTGTACTCCTGCACCGCGCGGGCGGTTCTGGCCACCGTCGACCAGCTCCCGGAACCGGCGGCCGCGCAGCTCCGCGACGCGCTCGCGAAGTGCCTCGAGCTGAGCGACCCGGACGCGCAAGCGTGGGCCATGCGGCACGCCTTCGACGCGATCGGCGAAATGGGAGACGGGGGTGGCGACATCGCCCCGCGCCAGGTACTCGCGCTGCTCTCGATGGCCATCTCCATCGGGGCGCCGGCCTTCAACGCGGGCGACCACCGCGGGTGCTACGAGGTCTACTCCTGCACCGCCCGATTGCTGGTGAACAGCCCCGCCGCGCCGGACACTGTCAAAGACACCCTGCGCCGCGCCCTCACGGACGCGAGCACAGTGTTAAACGTCACGCGCCAAGCGTGGATCATGCGCGAGGCCTTCGACGGATTACTCGGCGCCGAGGCCGAAGAGCGCGGCACGTGATCCGTTCCGCCACCCGTTGTGCTTCGCGTGTTGTGTTGAACCCTTGCGAACGGCGCGGCGTAAGCCCGCCGGTAGTGGCTAAAACCACCGGCGGGCTTACGCCGCGCCGTTCGCTCGCCACGATTTCAACACCGCATGTCTCAAGGCGAGCCTTTAGCGCGGGCGATTTCTCCCGCGCGCCGCGTATAATCTCTCCCATCCTCTCTTTCATCTCTTTAAAGGAGCGATCCCATGCGCCTGACACGCTGGGCCATGACAGCGACGATCGCGGCACTCGCCGCGACACTGGTTTCGACCACCCGAGCCGAGGAGCCGAAGAAGTTGAAGTACCCCGATACCAAGAAGGGCGAGGTCGTAGACGAGTACCACGGCACGAAGGTCGCCGACCCGTACCGGTGGCTCGAGGACGACGTGCGCAAGTCGAAGGACGTGGCCGCGTGGGTCGAAGCCGAGAACAAGGTGACCACCGCGTTCCTCGAATCGATCCCCGAGCGCGAGGCGATCAAGAAGCGCATCACCGACCTCTGGAACTACGAGAAGATCTCCGCCCCGTCCCGGCACAGCGGCCGGTACTTCTTCTTCAAGAACGACGGGCTCCAGAACCAGAACGTGCTGTACGTCCAGGACACGCTCGACGGCGACGCGAAGATGCTCATGGACCCGAACACCTGGACCAAAGACGGTACCGTCGCCCTCGCCGGACTGGAAGTGAGCGACGACGCAAAGCTCATCGCTTACGGCACCGCCGAAGCCGGCTCGGACTGGAACGTGTGGAAGGTGCTCGACGTGGCGACCGGCAAGCCCCGCGCCGACGAACTGAAGTGGGTGAAGTTCAGTAGCGCGTCGTGGACGAAGGACAACGCGGGCTTCTACTACAGTCGGTTCCCGGAACCGAAGACCGGCGCCGCGTTCCAGGACCTGAACGTGGACATGAAGCTTTACTACCACAAGCTCGGCGCGCCGCAGAGTGAAGACAAGCTCGTCTACGAGCGCACGGACAACCCGAAGTGGACCATCGGCGGCGGCGTGACCGAGGACGGCAAGTTCCTCATCATCTCCATCGGCGACGGCACCACCAGCAACAAGGTCCGCCTCGCGTACCGGGATCTCACCGCCCCCGACAGCAAGGTCGTCGAGCTCGTTGACAACCACGACAACAAGTTCAGCTTCCTGGGCAACGACGCGGGCGTGTTCTACTTCAAGACCGACTACAACGCGCCGAAGAACCAGATCATCGCGATCGACACCAAGAACCCCGACAAGAAGAACTGGAAGACGATCATCGCGGAGGCGAAGGAAGTCCTCGACAGCGTGGACCTGGTGGGTAACCGCTTCATTTGCAGCTATCTGAAGGACGCGAAGACGGCGGTGAAGGTCCACGAAGTGGACGGCAAGTTCGTCCGCGACGTGGAGTTGCCCGGCATCGGCACCGCGACCGGCTTCAACGGCAAGCGCGAGGACACGGAAACGTTCTACACGTTCTCCAGCTTCGCCACGCCCACGAGCATTTATCGCTACGACCCCGCGACCGGCGAGAGCAAGCTGATCCGCCAGGCGAAGGTGAAGTTCGATCCCTCGTTGTACGAAGTGAAGCAGATCTTCTACGCGAGCAAGGACGGCACCAAGGTGCCGATGTTCATTGCCCACAAGAAGGGCATCAAACTGGACGGCACGAACCCCACCCTGCTCTACGGCTACGGCGGGTTCAACATCTCGCTGACGCCGGGGTTCTCGGTGTCGCGGTTGCAGTGGATGGAGATGGGCGGCGTCTTCGCCGTTGCCAACCTCCGCGGCGGCGGTGAGTACGGCGACGAGTGGCACCGCGCCGGGACGAAGCTCCAGAAGCAGAACGTGTTCGACGACTTCATCGCGGCCGGCGAGTATCTGGTGAAAGAGAAGTACACCTCGCCGAAGAAGCTCGCGATCCAGGGCGGCAGCAACGGCGGGCTGCTCGTGGGCGCGTGCCTGACGCAACGGCCCGACCTGTACGGCGCAGCGCTGCCGGCCGTGGGCGTGATGGACATGCTGCGGTTCCAGAAGTTCACCGCGGGCCGGTTCTGGGTGGACGACTACGGTTCGAGCGACAGCAGCAGCGAGTTCAACGAACTGTACAAGTTCAGCCCGTACCACGTGCTCCTGAAGAACGGCGCGAAGGCGTACCCGCCGACGATGGTGACGACGGCCGACACCGACGACCGCGTGGTGCCGGGACACAGCTTCAAGTTCGCAGCGGCGCTGCAAGCGAACCACACCGGCCCGAACCCGGTGCTGATCCGCATCGAGACGAAGGCCGGGCACGGCGCCGGGAAGCCGACCGCGAAGGTGATCGAGGAAGTCGCCGACCAGTGGGCGTTCCTCGTGAAGACGCTCGACTTCAAGCCGGAAATCGGGAAGTGATGTGAGTGCGAGTCAGAACGCGGCCGGGGTGACACCCGGCCGCGTTCGTTTGGTGTGCTCGTGTTGGAGGTGATGCAATGAGCGAAGCGAACTGGCTCAAGGAACACCCCCACGCGCAAGAGTTGGTTTGGCAACTCGGGGGTACCTCGGTCACCCGAACGAAAATCGGGCGACGGAAGCTCCGGCTTTTCGCCTGCGGTTGTTGCCGGCTCATCTGGCCGCAACTCGATGACTCGCGCCTGCGGGACACCGTGGAGGTCGCGGAACGATTCGCGGACGGACAAGCGACCGCGACCGAATTGAGTGCCGCAGGGTCGGTCGCGCAGGCCACGATTCCGAGGAACGCTCACGACTTTTCGGACGATGACCCGAACGCCCAAATCCATGCCGCCGTCGCAATGGTCGTATCCACCACGCTCGTGAAGCCCTATTCGGCCGCTTTCGGTGTGACGGCATACCCGATGGCCTTTGCCGGTCACCGCGGCGGTCAAAAGGAAGCCGATACGCTTATCTGCGCCCTCCTCCGCGACATCTTCGGCAACCCGTTTCGCCCTGTGAAAGTCAACAAGCGCTGGCACACAGGCACCGCGGTTTCACTCGCGCGCGGAATGTACGAATCGCGTGACTTTAGCGCGATGCCAATCCTCGCGGACGCGCTCCAGGACGCCGGGTGCGACAACGACGACATCCTGACCCACTGCCGCGACCCGAAGCAGGTTCACGTCCGCGGGTGCTGGGCTGTTGACCTCGTACTCGACAAGAAATGACGGTACGCTGCATTTGGAGGTGAAGTATGTCCACAGTCGCAACACCCGCTGCGCCGCGACGCCTGAAGCCGCACCGGTGGACCGTTCCCGAATTCCACCGCCTCTGCAGACTGGGGCTGTTTACGGGCCGGCGCCCGATCCTTCTGGACGGGGTGATTCTGGAGCAGGGTCCAATGGACGCACCACACGCGAACGGTGTCGAGCGCACGGACACCGCGGTTCGCCTCGCGTTCGGCACCGGGTGGCGGTTCCGCATCCAACTCCCGCTCGTGCTCAATCTGCACACCGACCCGGTTCCCGACGTCGCTATCATCGCGGGTGTACTCACCGGTAACCTGGATCACCCGACCACGGCCGCTCTCGTGATCGAAGTATCGGATACGACGTTCGACACAGATACCACCGAGAAAGCCGAACTCTACGCTACCGCCGGGATCAGGGACTACTGGGTGTTGGATGTGGCGAACCGACAACTCCACGTCTTCCGTGCCCCGCAACCTCTTCCCACCAAGTTGAGCGCAACAGTGTACCGCGCGCACACCGTCCTCGGCCCGAACGACACCATTTCTCCCCTGGCCGCGCCGAACGCGACGATTCGCGTCGCCGATCTGCTACCGTAGTACGTTGTCGCGATACCGAGCAATTTCACGTTTTTGGCTGTTGGGGCCGTCACTCTCGCACGTCGTCACAGCGCCCGGCGCGAATACCGGGCGGGCACGAGCGTCTATTTGTTCGCCGCTGGTCGGCGCTCTTGTTCCCGCGCCGACCAGCGGCGAGAATGACCCTCCGTCCCGCCACACGCCGCCAGGACCACCCTCATGGCCGAGAGCACGCCCGACACCAGCGCCATTGCCGCCCGCGCGGTCGAACTCATTGCCCCGGACACGGTCGTCGGGCTCGGGACCGGGCGCGCGGCGACCGCGTTCATTCACGCACTCGGTGCGAAGGTGCGAGCCGGTTTACAAATTCGCGGGCTGCCGACGTCCGAAGTGTCCGCGGTGCTGGCGCAGAAACTCGGCATCCCCCTCGTGACCTTCGACGACATCGACCGCATTGATGTGACCGTGGACGGCGCGGACGAAATCGACCCGAACGGCGACCTCATCAAAGGGTACGGCGGCGCGCTCGTGCGCGAGAAAATCGTCGCGGCGTACTCGCGCAAGTTCGTCGTGCTCGCGGGGGCCGAAAAGGTCGTGTCGGTGTTGGGCGAGCGCGGGACGCTGCCGGTGGAAGTGGTGTCGTTCGCACTGACGCCGTGCCGCAAGCACCTCGAAGAGATGGGCTACCCCTCGCGACCGCGCATGAAAGACGGGCAGATCGTCGTGACCGACAACGGGAACTACATCCTCGATTGCAAAACGACCGCGATCATCGACCCGGCGGAAACGGAAACGAAGATGCTCGCGATTCCCGGCGTCGTCGGCACCGGGCTGTTCGTGAACATGGCCCACACCATCATGGTCCAAGCAGCAGACGGCAGCGTGGAAGTGCGCTGCGGCAGCGCGACGTGAGTGTGGAAGTAAAGAAGAAAGAGCCGCGGATCACGCAGATAACACAGATCAGACAGAAGATTGATTTAAAATCGGCTTTCTGTCTGATCCGCGTTTATCCGCGTGATCCGCGGCTCTTTTCTTCATTCGTCTTCTTTATCACCCGGCCCGGAACACCGCGACCGCGCCCGTCCCGCACCCGGCGGCCAGCGACTTATCGTCCGCGGACCACGCCAGGGCGGACGATTCCCCGCCCGGGAACTGGAACTCACCCACCTGCGTGCCTTTGCGATTGGTCGGCTGCCACAGCAGCACCTTCCCGTCGAGCGCCGCCGACGCGAGCAGGAACCCGCGGTTCTGGTACGCGAGCGCGGTCAGGTTCGCGTCCTCGTCGTGACCGACGAGCATCGTCGGCTTGGAGCCCTCGGGTCCGTTGGTACCCGCCTGACAGTCCCAGATGCACACCACCGGGCCGCCGCCGGTCGCGAGGTAGCGCGAGGTGTAGTCCCACGCGAGTTCCCGCACCTT
The Gemmata palustris DNA segment above includes these coding regions:
- a CDS encoding TIGR02996 domain-containing protein codes for the protein MSEADERSAFYQAIMDNWNDDTPRLVFADWLDERGDELSRLRAELIRLQCELARYQREKETPPDGMNERDRKLQQVIRDYFAQRGFTLEDNHGEADFERGFVESWGYVFDAKLLNAGDEEGWALLGPVVIDGVSLGRDQNERTPSSECVQLVSSPGVNYWVSYRNGDEKTIGEANCIALFKKGRFVNLRRITITEQARGQGWDGEELVTIGNGGLKAIAENPALAKLTHLKLWWAGFSDDGLKALAEANHLRSIRKLSLADEFTDTGVVALAASPVLETVERLHLNGHLTGRSLQHLMASPRLKSLHTLDLSVWTSGTHEHDHLDRLDWSLVFDDLGVEAFVNSPLLPQLKVLKLSDCGISPEGAQKLAQAAPRMTSLKRLSSIGLYCELLEQACRKCRGHNVRIEREYFDQKD
- the glgX gene encoding glycogen debranching protein GlgX, which produces MTPFRTSRGRPLPLGPSLTPDGANFALLCRHGQRVTLVILPAGGGSTPLAEFPLDARKNRTGDHWHIRVHDLPEAFCYGWRVDGPHGPRTRFDPSRLLLDPSAVMLSDGADWAGTCETDPQRTSRRSLYRRGTRYNWEDDTPPLTEYEDSLIYEVHVRGFTCDPSSGVADRGTFRGLVEKIPYLKWLGVTAVELMPVFEWDECDCPFFNPETGEKMTNFWGYNPVAFAAPKAAFAASAKQYGQTHEFRDMVKAMHAAGIEVILDVVFNHTGEGNDAGRTFNFRGLDNELYYLMDEQGNYLNYSGCGNTVNCNHPIVRDLIMTCLRYWVGDMHVDGFRFDLASILGRDRKGNVMVEPPVIESITEDGVLADTKLIAEPWDAGGLYQVGRFPFGRRWSEWNGKYRDDVRRFWKGDHGMTPALADRICGSADLYQWSGRLPRHSVNFVTAHDGFTLNDLVSYNEKHNDANGEQGRDGENNNYSWNCGAEGETPDPAVRALRERQAKNMMATLMISQGVPMLLAGDEFLRTQQGNNNAWCQDNEISWVDWKLAETNKGFLRFVRELIHLRKRHPALRRRRFFVGEFMRDPAREQLAFPAITPPPAAASDSAKVGHGGDVFPSAGPVRPGDAGLPPGADAHTFGEFARAGREPVPGVLPTLADIHWHGTEPYQPDWGFTSRALAFALDGRFTGREHDPDYHIDNDFFVALNAWSEPLKFRIPPAPTRRRWRRLIDTALPSPDDIVPTENGPAVPEGSVYTVAAFSTLVLISEA
- a CDS encoding protein kinase domain-containing protein, with the translated sequence MSTTIYPPPITQLPPRHRAAREEVLAAVLDPTRLPAAPAVALQVVTAASRPDCEPSEIVTLLALDSALCGKLLRAVNSCIYGLKQPIASVARAVHVIGLNTVRSLALGLSIPAVKFGRGAESAMRDYWMTSVGGAIIARELAVLVRRANPDDDLVAGLLRDLGELLLRQMYPDTWAKHVEYYGDRLVEDPCGLEIESFGIDHADITAEILQQWKLPPDIVEPIRYHHQPALAATGGKVHQNRAELLQFANYLVQLDTVAQNPELLDRVLNTAKDRFHLPRPALIAFLQNVAPKIEAFATVLNQDIGQCPNYAAALAAGAAELVNLTVENSRNRLGGSAASATTMRPNESTRLKPKPVPPPRTPVPASGGTTGPVEFRPEFVKNLPEGGCKLGDYELQSILGRGAMGIVFKAFEPSLHRFVAIKMLAPEVSSAPVARQRFAREARVAASIQHENVVGIHAVREAAGVPYLAMEYVGGSCLETRVEQHGSMPVLLALSAARQIAAGLAAAHAKQIIHRDIKPANILIEHESGRAKITDFGLARVIDDAKVTADGTLIGTPFFMAPETIQGRGADARSDLFGLGGVMYHMVTGRVPFPGQTVAAVFNAVCTKDPDPPCRLRPTVPDWLEDMILRLLQKDPAARYPDAASVAAILGECC
- a CDS encoding response regulator → MPSDQTPPPRKSRAPHVPQPGASRRALLVADDDDAVREFVRIVLEQAGFAVTTATNGRDAGDLFVATPDAFALVLTDVVMPFATGVELAARVRALRPRLPVLFMSAFPGGPELAPEPLPPDEPLLEKPFPMARLLETVRAAIRAHDPN
- a CDS encoding prolyl oligopeptidase family serine peptidase — its product is MRLTRWAMTATIAALAATLVSTTRAEEPKKLKYPDTKKGEVVDEYHGTKVADPYRWLEDDVRKSKDVAAWVEAENKVTTAFLESIPEREAIKKRITDLWNYEKISAPSRHSGRYFFFKNDGLQNQNVLYVQDTLDGDAKMLMDPNTWTKDGTVALAGLEVSDDAKLIAYGTAEAGSDWNVWKVLDVATGKPRADELKWVKFSSASWTKDNAGFYYSRFPEPKTGAAFQDLNVDMKLYYHKLGAPQSEDKLVYERTDNPKWTIGGGVTEDGKFLIISIGDGTTSNKVRLAYRDLTAPDSKVVELVDNHDNKFSFLGNDAGVFYFKTDYNAPKNQIIAIDTKNPDKKNWKTIIAEAKEVLDSVDLVGNRFICSYLKDAKTAVKVHEVDGKFVRDVELPGIGTATGFNGKREDTETFYTFSSFATPTSIYRYDPATGESKLIRQAKVKFDPSLYEVKQIFYASKDGTKVPMFIAHKKGIKLDGTNPTLLYGYGGFNISLTPGFSVSRLQWMEMGGVFAVANLRGGGEYGDEWHRAGTKLQKQNVFDDFIAAGEYLVKEKYTSPKKLAIQGGSNGGLLVGACLTQRPDLYGAALPAVGVMDMLRFQKFTAGRFWVDDYGSSDSSSEFNELYKFSPYHVLLKNGAKAYPPTMVTTADTDDRVVPGHSFKFAAALQANHTGPNPVLIRIETKAGHGAGKPTAKVIEEVADQWAFLVKTLDFKPEIGK